In Helianthus annuus cultivar XRQ/B chromosome 9, HanXRQr2.0-SUNRISE, whole genome shotgun sequence, the following are encoded in one genomic region:
- the LOC110870458 gene encoding uncharacterized protein LOC110870458 — translation MTASSCFNPTNSTGMISQVVQMLQTNSKNEADSQTKIAGEEEGCSKTVTRECRICQEEDDEHELESPCACNGTLKFAHRKCIQKWCNKKGDITCEICNQIYSPDYALPPARTNPDVMTIDIRHAWGPQIDLRDAHFLAFASENQFLEPDYEDYGVGSNNSIAYLRFMALILMLILLIRQALLVTRDLGMLPESSKFFNFQVSVLQLVGLLLPCYVVGRSWIMILRQRRRQVG, via the exons ATGACAGCATCTTCCTGCTTCAATCCCACCAATTCCACCGGCATGATCTCTCAAGTGGTCCAAATGCTCCAAACCAACTCCAAAAACGAAGCTGATTCACAGACCAAAATAGCAGGAGAAGAAGAAGGTTGTTCCAAAACGGTTACTCGAGAGTGTAGAATAtgtcaagaagaagatgatgaacaTGAATTGGAGTCTCCCTGTGCCTGTAATGGTACTCTCAag TTTGCTCATAGGAAATGTATTCAGAAATGGTGCAATAAGAAAGGGGATATAACCTGTGAGATTTGCAATCAG ATTTATTCACCGGATTACGCTCTTCCACCAGCTAGAACCAATCCAGATGTCATGACTATTGATATCAG GCATGCGTGGGGCCCACAAATCGATCTCCGGGATGCTCACTTCTTGGCTTTTGCTTCTGAGAATCAGTTTCTTGAACCGGATTATGAAGATTACGGTGTAGGAAGTAATAACAGCATTGCGTACCTCCGGTTTATGGCTCTCATT TTGATGTTAATATTGCTGATACGCCAAGCTTTGCTGGTCACAAGAGACCTCGGGATGCTGCCAGAATCGTCAAAATTCTTTAAC TTTCAGGTTTCGGTTCTTCAACTTGTGGGCTTACTTCTTCCATGCTACGTGGTGGGCCGTTCATGGATAATGATTTTAAGGCAAAGAAGAAGGCAG GTTGGATGA